One Nicotiana tomentosiformis chromosome 1, ASM39032v3, whole genome shotgun sequence genomic window, GTCCACTATAAAGGTTGGAGATAATTCTCTGTCACGGATAAATCTTTTTTCCCCCAATATAATGTCtcttcataaaaataaaaataaaaaataaaaaagaaaaacctTCCTATTAAGATACATGGTATTCAATAACAATACACATCTGTACAAAGTTGTTAACCTTTCTACCAATTCGAATATTACAATTGATTCAACAATATTTGTGATAACATCTACTGAAGCTCTTCTTCCTTTTTTCTACGGCAATAAATATCTTCTGGACCATCTTTTTTAAGCATATAAACGAAGCACAGCAAGGCCAACAGCTGAGATGGACACAAGTGTACCTATACAATATTTGATGACTTCATATTTTCCAGCTTCAAGTTGCGCCCTCAGCGCATGGATTTCCTATTCATGGATCACACAGAAGAAGGTATTCACAAAACATGGTGAGTTCGATAAAGTTACCCGTTACTACGCTAAATTTTATtcaatttaacttatatatacacCGACAGTCTAAAAGTTTTTACACTTCCAGTGCAATTTAACATGTTAAAACAAGTCATCTGTCATAGTTTCCGGGTAACTAGTTTACTTATGATATGCGTTTACCTATATTTAtctctgtttacccgaaaaattggataaagttaaatttgtgtatggttttaaggatatgtgttATAATTTGATACGAATCGTATGTAGAAATAGAAAtacgtgtattcttgactatgagaatgagaatagtgagaagaagaacgaataagataaatagaaataaacacaagaggatatctttcaatatgagaagaaatCTTCTGTTCCAATCTCCCTCTGCTTACAATCCacccccctttatagtagagggatactactttatatacaacaataaaaaatacgtagtggagagcCCACGATGTATTGTCTTTTCCCTACTTCccgccaggattctctcccttagtacgGCTGTAACGGCCTTGTCTGTGAGCTtcgatactgactcgaactcgatatcgGGTCGAGCCATTggccttgactcgagctcgatcctgactcggagtcgtgatattcggggtgggtgttggtcggtctgtgcatctccgacaaccttttGCCTCGTGGTTCGATTTGGTTATGGGCCTGATAATGATACCGAACTGATCCTTGATCGGACTTGGAGCTCGAATCCTGAAGCCCCTttcttcggacctcgacctgacCTTACGTAGATATCTTCCGATCGAAGTATTGTCGTCTCGATCAGTCCATACGACTGACTCAATCGGTTCTGACCGtgcacagatagtcccctcgtttctcgaaaaaggatgtggcgagaaacgatatgattttccaacaGCTTGATCAGATATATACTGACGTTTACATCGATctcgaccatgacgtatgtgatagctgtcccatcggttcggttttaccaaggcatttaatgtgtcaGACGGTAGTCtgccacctctgatattgaaccgccattgcttcaatctataaatagcatTTCCTTCCATCATTCATACTTtacgtcttcaatcttccaatTTTTCTAAGTTCCTTTTCGTCTCTTCTGAGTTTTCTGCCTGTAAATCTGTGAGTTTTACTGCAAACTCTttttaaaacaccaaatacttccgTTCTTTGTTCACGAAATTTTAAATGGCAAAAACCTCTAAAACTGTTCCGCAAAAAGAGACTGCTTCTTCATCTCGACCTTGCTGGTGGCGAGGATGTGGAAGAGCCCCGCCCTGAGGAATTTGTTCCGATAGGGTTTTCGACTATAGgcgattttaaaattgaaaagccttctccgataccgggtcggtgtgagccgatgtcgaggtatCAATATTCAATTACCGAAAAAGTTCTCgataaagtcatacaagaatgGAACTAGGATAATAAACTCGTAGTAATCCCATCGCCcgatgaatcaattactacccacgtcgaagggttcttaagtgtttacacttatcctttcacgttgggaccTTTAGACCCTGCCATCGttgccttttgtaagaggtacgatgtgaccctcggccaaattcacccttccttttggaggatagtgatttttcttcaatttttctcgAGTAATGTCGAGGggcgtatcttcaccctcgatcatcttatgcgcctttacagtccccgactttatcgaggagggttgatcaagcttgctcgccgagcaaccaaagcgccattctcgagcatagacgagacccAGGATAGGGGTTGGATGGACCGTTTTGTTCGAATCAAAACCTCGAACCTGATCCCTACCAATGACTtgtcatttcccgagaaatggaatatgagccgtgagtgaacgtttctctttgcccgttttgattttgtgattgccttttattttgttgatctatttttctttccttatcacagCCGTAGTTCGAACGCCGGAACCGATCCCGGATCTTAGATAATGGGTCGAAAGTCTGGtgttgcagagaccgtactccgagcgtacttgggtcgaattatcaaagggtcgatggaaGGCCCACAGTCATGGTAAATTGTTTTGTCGATTTGTCTCTTCATCGGGTTGTATGGTAAATCTCCCTCTTCCCTTTTGTAGGACTCgggaaagatgtagtcatgaggccCTCATCTGGTGGCGAAGAAGTTCCTGTCCTGAAGCAggtaaaagaaaggaagagaaaagacgtatcaggctccccgagctcggagaagaagaaaCCGACTAAGAGATCTCGAAAGCCGAAGGGGGGCTATGGTGTTATGACTTCGAAAGTGGCCCGCCATttaagggacgagcccgaagGAGAGGAGAATTTAGCCTGCGTACGGGCTAATGTCGTGATTCAACAGTCTTCCAATTTGGTGGAAGCAAATCAGGGAACCTTGGCCATAATCCCAGAACAATAAGAAGCTGAGATTATCCTTTCTCGAACTAAGATGATTGAAAGGGACACCAGGGGTGGATCTTCTCGggcagtagaagatatttcaagggatgagtttgggatagttgacattggcggatcccctcagatttcggatgccatgattcgagaggccgtcatgttggaggatcgatcctatgagggtattcaggagtcgGCCCATATCCATGGTTTTCTGGAGGGGCTCGAGTCAGGTGCCTCGGAGGAGGTTACCGGTTTTGGTGGAATGCCGGTACCCAAAAAAGCGTTGTGGTCAGGTTCTACCGAGCCTTCATCGATTCATAAACTGGTGGACCAATTTCCGGCCTCGAGCATCGATCCCGACCgaaggcggaagatagtgctctccgtaCGTGCGGATACCCGAATTGTTCCCCTGTGGGGATTGCAAGCTACCTACGGTCCTTGGTGATcgaagaagatcaatcagtgatgaatgcggtggggcccgcctgtctcttcaacgaggcccaacatgctttgaatcgggtaactctgtTGGCGTTTTCGCTGCTTCTTTTATACATAGAGTTataggtaattctaatgtttcttcttttgtttgcaggcttcggtgttgcatcacgaggcctttGTTCGAATCCGGGAGGAGCATAATGCCGAGGTTCGGAGCCTCACAGAGAAGAGTGACTCATACAAGCTCCTTAGTGAaaaacttcgagcagatttgacagcGACTCGGGAAGAGCATGAGGAGATGGATGAGCAGGTATTTCGAATGTTCcgtgatagtgaagatgaaaaagagataaccattaatgatccgattctgcaggttcggcagaggatcgagcagattggacggcttaactcacaggtagatgCGCTACTTGCCAaggcagaagaatttaaaaagtgtatggatatctttgcctcgaaaaaggaagctgtcgaagctcagttggagctgtctgatgcccaacttcgatctgcgaaagaaaatgctttggggctgatcgaaaagatgaaagagcttcaatatcggttggatttggccacttaAGATAAAGCAGATTTGGCCAAAGAACTTGAAGTGACAAGATCTGAGATGATCGAGAccaataaaagagctgatgccaAAGTGGCTCAGTTTAGAATCGATGTCGAGGTTAACCAAGCCAAAGTtgagagcatggtcgaacatgcaaaatggaaagctcggagagaggctctcgaggaggtcagagcTCAGGGCTTCGATACTGGGGCCAAAATTGAAGTCGCCAGGGCGAAGGAGAACAAAGCTCggaggttggcctttcctgaggaggacTCCGATGACTCGAGGGAGTCTGAAGATGAGGATGATGCCGAGAATACGGTCtccgatgaagattgagtcatttagggccttaggtcTTTTGTTGCGTTCTTCTGATACCGCTTTCggtttttgtataaagaacttccttttggcagagtagccgcctctgtacaaaaaaattgtaaatataaatctttcttccttttgaagtaaaatagcctttcaaactaaatagatagtttgaattttaatctcCGTTGACTTCGGGCcttgtgggtagtcccctttgctttatcgggctcgaacatccttcagcttgaatagtcaagtgttcgtttgaattcgaagaaatgagtagttttactcgaaataatgtagcccgtaggcgtaatggccgagtgagtgcttgctcgaactcaaaataaaagtagcccgtaggcttagtagtcgagtgaatgattcgaactcgaaataatgtagctcataggcttaatggtcgagtgagtgcttgctagaactcgaaataaaagtaacatgtaggcttagcagtcgagtgaatgattcgaattcgatgcaatgtagcccctaggcgtaatagtcgagtgagtgcttgctcgaactcgaaataaaagtagctcgtaggcttagtagtcgagtgaatgattcgaactcgaaataaaagtagcccataggcttagtagttgagtgaatgattcgaactcgatataatatagctcgtaggcgtaatagtcgagtgagtgattgctcaaactcgaaataaaagtagcccgtaggcttagtagtcgagtgaatgatttgaactcgaaataatgtagcccgtaggcgtaatggtcaaagtaGTCTGTAGGCTTaaccgtaggcttagcagtcgagtgaatgattcaaaatcgatgcaatgtagcctgtaggcgtaatagtcaagtgagtgcttgctcgaactcgaaataaaaagtagcttgtaggcttagtagtcgagtgaatgattcaaactcgaaataatgtagcccgtaggcgtaatgatcgagtgagtgcttgctcgaactcgatcctgtttgcataataaatcttgaacatagaatatcggtaaagaagaggactttctttgcaagtcattatacatgtgttcatgttttgcgtcagggctcgggccaactacataagcatggttcgttttgaccatttggctcttacaacgtttCCTGTTGAGACattgtttgtcatgaaataacgaagtaacttcctttgcacagAATTATATAATCATCACAGAGCGTTCCATGATAAAGCCCCCCCAGTATACggggttgattttaaagaggcctcggacactcagcagtagtatcgtttccgctataaggttggtatcgatctctggCCGACTTTTGCTTGGTAGTTCTTTTCGTAACAgacctagaaatcaactggtcatcttcgactcttattttggattgatatcgattgtgcacatcggtccaagtaatagctgggtactcgatcagattttgcttcagccgccatgaagccatcgagctccgctcgtttagaccttgagtgaaagcttgaacaacccaattgtctctgactggtggcagatccattcgttccatttgaaaacgagatacgaactcccttagcatctcgttatccttttgtattaccttgaacaagtccgactttctggtttcgacctttatggctccggcatgtgcttttacgaagcaatctgcaagcatagcaaaagaattttttcaataatacagattcgatctcatcatcttccaaatcattgcccttgatggcacacgtgtaagaagtgatatGGTCGTTGGGGTtagtcgttccgttatatttgggtatttcgggcatacggaattttttggggattggttttggggctgcactcgagggaaaaggcttttgaatgaatttcttcgaatctagcccttttatcattagtggagctcccgggatctgatcgaccctggaattatatatttatactttttttatcgttggtttcgactcgttttgtgagttcctcgagcaatttagtaatttcgggagtagttcccgattcttgctcatttgacttcactatggctggttccgttctgtgggtgatttctcgaagcggattgagctccggcctgctttgtacctgagtttggctctgcaactgagctatcgctatttgctgggcttgtaacatctcgaagatcatccgtaagctgactctgatctcctccacgttatgggtgtctcgagctacagatcgagtaccgccctgaatgctttttttcggttcggaacgttggttcgcctcaagagccacttgtgaattgacatctagcggtacttcgactcgagcttcggtGACATCGTTAATTCGCCTTTCGaccctgggtgtcaagttgttggtttcatcttgaaggccggcttcgtggtcaataggtaaagccatcaatcgagggtttgccattgttgatttgaagttgtaaactggtgtatattgcagatttgtatcaaacaaccactgttacccttagccccacggtgggcgtcaaactgtttacccgaaaaattgaatagagttaaatttgtgtatggttctacggatatgtgatataatttgatacgaatcgtatagagaaatataaatacatgtattcttgactatgagaatgagaatagtgagaagaagaatgaataagataaagggAAATAAACATAacgggatatctttcaatatgcaAGAAATCTTTTGTTCCAATCTTCCTCTACTTACAATCCATCCatcctttatagtagagggatcctactttatatacaacaataaaaaatacgtagtggagagcccatgataTATTGTCTTTTCCCTACTTCCAGCtaggattctctcccttagtgcggctgtagcGGCCTTGTCTATGAGCTTCGATACtgattcgaactcgatatcgGGTCGAGCCATTggccttgactcgagctcgatcctgactcggagtcttgatattcggggtgggtgttggtcggtctgtgcatctccgatAACCTTTTGTCTCGTGGTTAGATTTAGTCATGGgcccgataatgataccgaactgGTCCTTGATCGTACTTGGAGCTCGAATCCTGAAGCCCCTTTCTTCGAACCTCGACCTGACCTTACGTAGATACCTTTCGATCGAAGCATTGCCGTCTCgatcagtccgtacgactgactcaaTCGGTTCTGACCGTACACAATCTCTTTTACACTGTCCGTGCATATTAGTACTACATTTTATTACTGTAAGCAAGAACAAACACTTACTCGATCTAGCTTGTTAGTAAGGTTGGTGGTTTCTGCATTCTGCTTGGCGAGCTCATCACGAATGCTTCTGCAACCAATTGCAACTTAAGATGAGCCATAGCTAATCATTGATTTATTATGGAGTTGAAAAATGTTAAAAAGCATCATCATTGGACAGGAACTCTCAAAGTCTTACCCTCTTTCGAGATTTAAATCCAAACGTTGACCAGCAGTAAGTTTATCAATCTCATACCTATATCAGCTAATAAGTGGTTCACAAAGCTGGCAAATGAAGGTAAAAATCAAATTTCCCACGATTCAGATGTACCTCAATTCGCTACGCACTTTTTCAATGTCATTCCGAAGCTTTTCAGTTTCATGTTGCAACAGGGAAAAATGATTTTCCTACAATGGAGAACTTCAGTATCAAACTCAATTAGTAATTGCAAGTTTACAAACATTAAATTAAGCACATGAAAGTAATGCAATAATCATCAGTCCAACATATAAAGTTCCAAAATCGCTTTTGTCACTTTTATGCAAATGATCAGAAGCTAAGACATCACTAACTAGCTACAGAAATCTACTGAACAATTCAGCCATATGGACAAGGCCAAACTTCATTTCAAGCCAACACACTTCCATATATACCATCGGTAAGATAACATTACTTTAGAATAGCTCTGTAGTAGAAGATTTAATAAACAGCCTGAAGTACATATATGGGTTGCTCCTTTAAGATTTTTTCCAGTTAAGCAGAGAGTGTTGCTGTATCCTAGAGATAAAGATTTGGTTGCACTGATGTTCTAAATTTAACTAGCAATCCTTAGATGCGAATGTCACATAGTCCAGCATTCTTCCTATTGGCAAGCTTAACTAGATTTTTGGCTCTTCCTTTGAACCATTCATAACATTGTGGATGAGGCTCCACTTGATTAAAGGATATGCAATCTGAGCTAAGCAATAGCTTCCGAGAGAAATAACTTTTATGAATTTGGATATATTATTAGAACCTACCCGAGGAATACCAAAGGAATGATACTTTCGGATACTTATGAACTTTCGGATCAAAATAAGTGTCTCAAATTCTTGACTTTAAAAGAACTCTTGAATAAGAGGGATAAGCTTTTCCAAGAAAATCAAGGAAAGGGTATCTGAAACTACATTGACAGTCTTTTGAAAATACAGTTTAAACTAAATTCATCCAGAAAATGTCAGAAAAGGCTTGAAGAACGGGTATCAAACTACAATCTTCAACCAGTGGAGTATTATTTATGAAAAAACTTACGTAGGAACTATGTAGGAGCCCACTACAagaattttgagaaaatatttgcACGATTGTGTTTAGACCTCTAAAGACGAGTTCAGTGAACTTCTTGCGGTAGCTCTTTCTGATAGGATTTTGATCAAAACACAAGTAAAGGACTAAGGTGATGAGTAGCCCAAGTTAACTGCATTTTAAATGGATATTTGCAATCATGCCAAATGATAAGTTCTAGAATTGGATCCGCTCCAACAGAAAGAACATTTCAAAAATTCCGTGCTGTAAGTGTAGATAGTTCACTCAGCTTAAAAATTTCTACAGTAAAAGTGAAGAGGTTTTATGAATCAATATCTGGACTAAGAAATGAACCGCCGTGGCACTTTGCAGAACCTGTGCTTAGGAGCtaaactttttctttcttttcggaTCCTTTGGTTAATGAGCAGCTATCTTACTATAGAAACAGCAAAAATAGTTCTCTAATCATCAAGGGATGAAACCTTCTGAAAATTCAATACTAGAATATATTTACCTGAGAACTTTGTATTTGGGATTTGAACTTGGAAAGATTGGCTTCTTGTACCAAGTCAGACTACAGagacaaacacacaaaataacatTTTCATATTGGTTTAATAATGGCACATTgttataaaaaacaaaaaaatatcatCTGTGGAACATCTCTTACTTTCTGCATTTCAGCTAGTGAAACGAAAGAAGAAGCGATATTTTCCAAGCTGTCGTTTAGAACCTCGGTGATAGCAGATGTTATTGCCTCTGCTTGCTTTGAAGGTACACCTTGTGCTTCTAAACTCTTAACCTGTCAAACATACCAACTTCCTAAATATAACAACTGTATACGGGTAGAACCGGTCTCATAGTACATTCCGGTCTTCGACATGATAAGTCAAGCTCGAGATATGGTAACAGGGGAGCTTAGATCAAGGTAGAAATCTCATCAATTTGGAGTCCGTACCATAACGCCCGCCCTCGAGGATGTCGGGGTCGTGATTCGGGATCGGTCCCTAGCCTCGATTAACTTCGAAGAACGTTGTCAGGTAGTCAAGCTCGGCCAACAGAAGGCCGTGATATTCGTGACCGACCGAATATCACGGCggagatct contains:
- the LOC104121115 gene encoding protein FMP32, mitochondrial-like isoform X2; translated protein: MAAAVKRVIPLGVNYGINLSKLRGNYNVSNFPAASLLVNRSQYCTDGYNVKFYGSRSSKSFAHNKFDYRKMSQLVKANGKRAFLVDTLALVKSLEAQGVPSKQAEAITSAITEVLNDSLENIASSFVSLAEMQKSDLVQEANLSKFKSQIQSSQENHFSLLQHETEKLRNDIEKVRSELRYEIDKLTAGQRLDLNLERGSIRDELAKQNAETTNLTNKLDREIHALRAQLEAGKYEVIKYCIGTLVSISAVGLAVLRLYA
- the LOC104121115 gene encoding uncharacterized protein isoform X1, which gives rise to MAAAVKRVIPLGVNYGINLSKLRGNYNVSNFPAASLLVNRSQYCTDGYNVKFYGSRSSKSFAHNKFDYRKMSQLVKANGKRAFLVDTLALVKSLEAQGVPSKQAEAITSAITEVLNDSLENIASSFVSLAEMQKSDLVQEANLSKFKSQIQSSQENHFSLLQHETEKLRNDIEKVRSELRYEIDKLTAGQRLDLNLERGSIRDELAKQNAETTNLTNKLDRNRLSQSYGLIETAMLRSKGIYVRSGRGSKKGASGFELQVRSRTSSVSLSGP
- the LOC104121115 gene encoding uncharacterized protein isoform X3, with the translated sequence MAAAVKRVIPLGVNYGINLSKLRGNYNVSNFPAASLLVNRSQYCTDGYNVKFYGSRSSKSFAHNKFDYRKMSQLVKANGKRAFLVDTLALVKSLEAQGVPSKQAEAITSAITEVLNDSLENIASSFVSLAEMQKSDLVQEANLSKFKSQIQSSQENHFSLLQHETEKLRNDIEKVRSELRSIRDELAKQNAETTNLTNKLDRNRLSQSYGLIETAMLRSKGIYVRSGRGSKKGASGFELQVRSRTSSVSLSGP
- the LOC104121115 gene encoding protein FMP32, mitochondrial-like isoform X4, coding for MAAAVKRVIPLGVNYGINLSKLRGNYNVSNFPAASLLVNRSQYCTDGYNVKFYGSRSSKSFAHNKFDYRKMSQLVKANGKRAFLVDTLALVKSLEAQGVPSKQAEAITSAITEVLNDSLENIASSFVSLAEMQKSDLVQEANLSKFKSQIQSSQENHFSLLQHETEKLRNDIEKVRSELRSIRDELAKQNAETTNLTNKLDREIHALRAQLEAGKYEVIKYCIGTLVSISAVGLAVLRLYA